The Anolis carolinensis isolate JA03-04 chromosome 2, rAnoCar3.1.pri, whole genome shotgun sequence genome has a window encoding:
- the aatk gene encoding serine/threonine-protein kinase LMTK1 isoform X4, which produces MGCSHCRCRVHMLHNDPFCERSVLFSIPAVPLSLVFLLKGQAPFACFRRGCTAIPIQGVLYHPTSCQKNGTPLSELSWSSSLVVVAVSFSGLFTFIFLMLACLCCKKGGIGFKEFDNAEGEEYASEFSAQGSPATQNGPEVYILPLTEVSLPMSRQPGRSVQLLKSTDLGRHSLLYLKEIGHGWFGKVFLGEVNAGLSSTQVVVKELKASASVQDQMQFLEEAQPYRALQHTNLLQCLAQCAEVTPYLLVMEFCPLGDLKGYLRSCHAAEALAPDPLTLQRMACEVSCGLLHLHRNNYVHSDLALRNCLLTADLTVKIGDYGLSHCKYKDDYFVTADQLWVPLRWVAPELIDEVHGNLLIVDQTKTSNIWSLGVTIWELFELGGQPYCNYSDRQVLTYAIKEQQLKLPKPQLPLSLSDRWYEVMQFCWLQPEQRPTAEEVHLLLSYLCAKGASEAEEEFERRWNSMKPGGGGSGSSHMGIELSSFPLLEHFSNDGDDVLTVMETSHGLNFEYKWDQGKGDHLPASAMSPRGAARYHELYYSASGSSGGGGQLSLGVSPSCYECKVQGCPGLHTPSVVPVLSAHSPSLNSEYYIRIEEAASEGSGADLDYTMCSYSPEFGRSSHWQANEGHYESNSSPTVSLTMEPLLGHSAHADSIWEPPDYYSYGGPGDKEVPYYEASPKDCAENYLLTEAGASEWPIPSLQKGIFADPLGVSPSVTYTYKETVSESVALEIGEEEQEDEEDEEEEEEESSGDSPRSRRSKNGESPSSSKHWTSNTSASNNSSHPLSPCELPANDSWCYRHMITFQGLMAEPLCTVPREEPTLGIRDLRAALLGEEHVPSSHAGSPCLDIGFPKKGKISPQVASTEMGAEDSAEDPLTEFGVECQQDSTPPSEEDLVAAESLLSKSTPDPAHSSSAEDTTLPEELTGEVERAGENPIAVEEASAEPPPKMLQEINLESGKITNSEQDRTPDKTVSSTSFPDLDEGSDDDDTAELTSGVFTDFSVDCTERQDIMPAFKSLQKQVGTPDSLESLDIPSTTSSCEAFSPTAYVPSSQPKALDSGYDTENYESPEFVLKEPHEPRDPESFPQVGMTQDDNGEGQAKELSLSDSFSTGLQGLDEKNPYRDSAYFSDYDAEGGMREDGEEGDSDGSEGHESDVSQAHIKALEKSLDQNGPAGETRSLSPPEPTCPDRDSMECVSPVTKEKGTREGTSPSLSEEVLANGVIVEELDSNLPKCKDEGTVAVPQTLASSTRSFFLSPVVVDPEVPTVVDGEEGGGVGKAGLESASKEVEHPEEVAQGVSNQEEPQNSSGLSLDLLVAPSQPSSVPADVEEEEEDTEDSDESDEELRCYNIQDQSEDSEEDSPTVPIVVAESHSTRNLRSLLKMPSLLVETFCDDLERKKKAVSFIEDVTVYLFDQESPTKELAELPFPGVTEPPMASVPEQKESNGSPSPADKNNSTPNGSSSSSEGSTSEESTAGGFEWEDDFSLMPVKPSVVSSLASVAPEPALSGLPSTLLPAQKQVLPIQFSRFTVSPAPASRFSITHVTDSDVESVAGSSENGDRE; this is translated from the exons ACGGCACTCCGCTAAGTGAGCTCTCCTGGTCCTCCTCTCTGGTGGTTGTGGCTGTTTCCTTCTCTGGGCTCTTCACCTTCATCTTCCTCATGTTGGCCTGTTTGTGCTGCAAGAAGGGGGGCATTGGCTTCAAG GAATTTGATAATGCTGAAGGAGAAGAATATGCCAGTGAATTCTCAGCCCAGGGCTCACCAGCCACACAAAATGGGCCCGAAGTCTACATTCTGCCTCTCACTGAAGTCTCCTTGCCCATGTCCAGGCAGCCTGGGCGCTCAG TGCAGCTGCTCAAGTCCACTGACCTGGGGCGTCACAGTCTGCTGTACCTCAAGGAAATTGGCCATGGATGGTTTGGCAAG GTGTTCCTCGGTGAGGTGAATGCAGGGCTGAGTAGCACTCAAGTGGTTGTGAAAGAGCTCAAGGCCAGTGCCAGTGTGCAAGATCAAATGCAATTCCTGGAAGAGGCCCAGCCATACAG AGCGCTCCAGCACACCAATCTCCTGCAGTGCTTGGCCCAGTGTGCCGAAGTGACACCTTATCTGCTGGTGATGGAGTTCTGCCCACTG GGTGACCTGAAGGGCTACCTCCGGAGCTGCCATGCCGCCGAAGCTCTGGCTCCTGATCCTCTGACGCTGCAACGCATGGCCTGCGAGGTATCCTGTGGCTTGCTGCACCTTCACCGCAACAACTATGTACATAG TGACCTAGCACTGCGGAATTGCTTACTCACAGCTGACCTGACTGTCAAAATTGGCGACTATGGGCTTTCTCACTGCAAATACAAA GATGACTACTTTGTGACAGCTGACCAACTGTGGGTACCGTTGCGCTGGGTGGCACCTGAGCTCATTGATGAGGTACATGGCAACCTCCTTATTGTCGACCAGACCAAGACCAGCAATATTTG GTCATTGGGTGTGACCATCTGGGAGCTCTTTGAGTTGGGTGGACAGCCCTACTGTAACTACTCGGACCGGCAGGTGCTCACCTATGCCATCAAGGAGCAGCAACTGAAACTCCCCAAGCCACAACTTCCACTCTCACTATCTGACCGTTG GTATGAGGTGATGCAGTTCTGCTGGTTGCAACCAGAGCAGCGCCCCACTGCTGAGGAGGTGCACCTCCTGCTGTCCTACCTATGTGCCAAGGGTGCCTCTGAGGCAGAAGAAGAGTTTGAGCGACGCTGGAACTCTATGAAACCTGGTGGTGGTGGCTCAGGCTCAAGCCACATGGGTATTGAGCTTTCATCCTTTccactcctggagcatttctccaatgatggtgatgatgtccTGACTGTCATGGAGACCAGCCACGGTCTCAACTTTGAATACAAATGGGATCAAGGCAAAGGCGATCACTTACCAGCTTCAGCTATGAGCCCCCGGGGTGCTGCCCGCTATCATGAGCTTTATTATTCAGCCAGTGGCAGCAGCGGTGGTGGTGGGCAACTCAGCTTGGGGGTCTCACCCTCCTGCTATGAGTGCAAAGTGCAAGGCTGCCCAGGCCTGCATACACCAAGTGTAGTTCCTGTGTTGAGTGCCCACAGCCCCTCCCTGAACAGTGAGTACTACATCCGCATCGAAGAGGCAGCCTCTGAGGGCAGTGGAGCCGACCTTGATTACACCATGTGTTCCTACAGCCCAGAGTTTGGCCGCTCTTCTCATTGGCAAGCCAATGAGGGTCACTATGAGTCAAACAGTAGTCCCACTGTCTCCCTCACCATGGAACCCCTTTTGGGCCACTCGGCACATGCTGACAGCATTTGGGAACCCCCTGACTATTACTCCTATGGAGGACCAGGGGACAAGGAGGTCCCATATTATGAGGCCTCACCAAAGGATTGTGCTGAAAACTACCTGCTAACAGAGGCTGGTGCCTCTGAGTGGCCCATCCCATCCTTGCAAAAAGGCATTTTTGCAGACCCACTGGGTGTCTCTCCTTCAGTGACCTACACTTATAAGGAGACTGTTTCAGAATCAGTAGCTTTGGAAATTGGGGAAGAGGAGCAGGAAGacgaggaggatgaggaggaggaagaagaagagagctCAGGCGATAGCCCCAGGAGCAGAAGGAGTAAGAATGGTGAGTCCCCTTCCTCCAGCAAGCATTGGACATCCAACACCTCAGCCAGTAATAACAGCAGCCACCCACTGTCCCCGTGTGAACTGCCGGCCAATGATAGTTGGTGCTATAGACACATGATAACATTCCAGGGGCTCATGGCCGAGCCACTGTGCACAGTGCCACGAGAGGAGCCAACGCTAGGGATCAGGGACCTGAGAGCAGCCCTGCTGGGTGAGGAGCATGTGCCATCATCTCACGCAGGCTCCCCTTGCCTTGACATTGGTTTTCCTAAAAAGGGTAAGATATCACCCCAAGTTGCCAGCACAGAGATGGGAGCAGAGGACTCAGCAGAGGATCCCTTGACAGAATTTGGAGTAGAATGCCAGCAAGACAGCACGCCACCATCAGAGGAAGATCTGGTTGCAGCAGAATCACTGTTGTCAAAATCTACACCAGATCCTGCCCACAGCTCATCTGCTGAGGACACCACTTTGCCAGAAGAGTTAACAGGTGAGGTGGAAAGAGCTGGGGAAAATCCAATAGCTGTAGAAGAGGCTTCAGCTGAACCCCCACCCAAGATGCTACAGGAAATCAATCTAGAAAGTGGAAAGATTACCAACAGTGAACAGGACAGAACACCAGACAAGACTGTTTCAAGCACTAGCTTCCCTGACTTAGATGAgggcagtgatgatgatgatacagctGAACTTACATCTGGAGTCTTCACAGACTTCTCAGTTGACTGTACTGAGCGACAGGATATAATGCCCGCCTTCAAGTCCTTGCAGAAGCAGGTGGGGACTCCTGACTCTCTGGAGTCATTGGACATCCCTTCTACCACCAGTTCCTGTGAGGCATTCAGCCCTACAGCCTATGTGCCCTCAAGCCAACCAAAGGCCCTGGACAGTGGCTATGACACAGAGAACTATGAGTCACCTGAATTTGTCCTTAAGGAGCCTCATGAGCCACGAGATCCCGAGTCTTTTCCTCAGGTAGGGATGACCCAGGATGACAATGGGGAGGGCCAAGCCAAAGAGCTCAGCCTCTCTGATTCATTTAGCACTGGACTGCAAGGCCTGGATGAAAAAAACCCTTACCGTGACTCAGCCTACTTCTCTGACTATGATGCTGAGGGGGGGATGAGGGAGGATGGTGAAGAAGGGGATAGTGATGGTTCTGAAGGGCATGAGTCAGATGTTTCCCAAGCACACATCAAAGCATTGGAGAAAAGCCTTGACCAAAATGGCCCTGCAGGTGAAACACGCTCCCTTTCTCCTCCTGAACCCACTTGCCCAGATAGAGACAGCATGGAATGTGTGTCTCCAGTGACTAAGGAGAAGGGCACAAGGGAAGGCACCAGTCCCAGTTTGTCAGAAGAGGTGTTGGCAAATGGAGTGATTGTAGAGGAACTGGACTCAAACCTGCCTAAGTGTAAAGATGAGGGGACTGTCGCTGTACCCCAAACATTGGCCTCTAGCACCAGGTCCTTTTTCTTGTCACCTGTGGTTGTGGATCCAGAGGTACCTACTGTGGTGGATGGAGAGGAGGGTGGAGGGGTAGGGAAGGCAGGACTGGAAAGTGCCTCAAAGGAGGTGGAGCATCCTGAGGAAGTGGCACAGGGTGTTAGCAATCAGGAAGAGCCGCAGAACAGCTCTGGGCTCTCACTAGACCTGTTAGTTGCACCATCCCAGCCTTCATCTGTCCCTGCTGatgtggaggaagaggaggaggacacagAGGACAGTGATGAGTCTGATGAGGAGCTGCGATGCTACAACATCCAGGACCAGAGTGAAGATAGTGAGGAGGATTCACCCACTGTTCCCATAGTGGTTGCTGAAAGCCACAGCACCCGCAACCTGCGTAGCCTGCTGAAGATGCCCAGCCTGCTGGTGGAGACCTTCTGTGATGACCTTGAACGCAAGAAGAAAGCTGTCTCCTTCATTGAAGATGTCACTGTCTACCTCTTTGACCAG GAAAGCCCCACGAAGGAACTTGCGGAGCTGCCCTTCCCAGGGGTGACAGAGCCTCCCATGGCATCAGTCCCTGAGCAGAAGGAGAGCAATGGTTCTCCAAGCCCAGCAGACAAAAACAATTCTACACCCAATGGCAGCAGCTCCTCCTCAGAAGGGAGCACCTCTGAAGAAAGTACAG CTGGTGGGTTTGAGTGGGAAGACGACTTCTCACTCATGCCGGTGAAACCGTCTGTCGTGTCATCACTGGCATCAGTGGCACCTGAGCCTGCCCTCTCCGGACTGCCCTCTACACTTCTACCCGCTCAGAAGCAGGTGCTGCCCATCCAGTTTTCACGTTTCACTGTCTCACCTGCCCCAGCATCTCGGTTTTCCATCACACACGTCACTGACTCAGATGTCGAATCTGTAGCAG GCAGCAGTGAAAATGGTGACAGAGAGTGA
- the aatk gene encoding serine/threonine-protein kinase LMTK1 isoform X1: MGCSHCRCRVHMLHNDPFCERSVLFSIPAVPLSLVFLLKGQAPFACFRRGCTAIPIQGVLYHPTSCQKNGTPLSELSWSSSLVVVAVSFSGLFTFIFLMLACLCCKKGGIGFKSWRSESREKRLRMVLRCLPCTGASTVPNTTCNVELGNPGQPSPCPLTKEFDNAEGEEYASEFSAQGSPATQNGPEVYILPLTEVSLPMSRQPGRSVQLLKSTDLGRHSLLYLKEIGHGWFGKVFLGEVNAGLSSTQVVVKELKASASVQDQMQFLEEAQPYRALQHTNLLQCLAQCAEVTPYLLVMEFCPLGDLKGYLRSCHAAEALAPDPLTLQRMACEVSCGLLHLHRNNYVHSDLALRNCLLTADLTVKIGDYGLSHCKYKDDYFVTADQLWVPLRWVAPELIDEVHGNLLIVDQTKTSNIWSLGVTIWELFELGGQPYCNYSDRQVLTYAIKEQQLKLPKPQLPLSLSDRWYEVMQFCWLQPEQRPTAEEVHLLLSYLCAKGASEAEEEFERRWNSMKPGGGGSGSSHMGIELSSFPLLEHFSNDGDDVLTVMETSHGLNFEYKWDQGKGDHLPASAMSPRGAARYHELYYSASGSSGGGGQLSLGVSPSCYECKVQGCPGLHTPSVVPVLSAHSPSLNSEYYIRIEEAASEGSGADLDYTMCSYSPEFGRSSHWQANEGHYESNSSPTVSLTMEPLLGHSAHADSIWEPPDYYSYGGPGDKEVPYYEASPKDCAENYLLTEAGASEWPIPSLQKGIFADPLGVSPSVTYTYKETVSESVALEIGEEEQEDEEDEEEEEEESSGDSPRSRRSKNGESPSSSKHWTSNTSASNNSSHPLSPCELPANDSWCYRHMITFQGLMAEPLCTVPREEPTLGIRDLRAALLGEEHVPSSHAGSPCLDIGFPKKGKISPQVASTEMGAEDSAEDPLTEFGVECQQDSTPPSEEDLVAAESLLSKSTPDPAHSSSAEDTTLPEELTGEVERAGENPIAVEEASAEPPPKMLQEINLESGKITNSEQDRTPDKTVSSTSFPDLDEGSDDDDTAELTSGVFTDFSVDCTERQDIMPAFKSLQKQVGTPDSLESLDIPSTTSSCEAFSPTAYVPSSQPKALDSGYDTENYESPEFVLKEPHEPRDPESFPQVGMTQDDNGEGQAKELSLSDSFSTGLQGLDEKNPYRDSAYFSDYDAEGGMREDGEEGDSDGSEGHESDVSQAHIKALEKSLDQNGPAGETRSLSPPEPTCPDRDSMECVSPVTKEKGTREGTSPSLSEEVLANGVIVEELDSNLPKCKDEGTVAVPQTLASSTRSFFLSPVVVDPEVPTVVDGEEGGGVGKAGLESASKEVEHPEEVAQGVSNQEEPQNSSGLSLDLLVAPSQPSSVPADVEEEEEDTEDSDESDEELRCYNIQDQSEDSEEDSPTVPIVVAESHSTRNLRSLLKMPSLLVETFCDDLERKKKAVSFIEDVTVYLFDQESPTKELAELPFPGVTEPPMASVPEQKESNGSPSPADKNNSTPNGSSSSSEGSTSEESTAGGFEWEDDFSLMPVKPSVVSSLASVAPEPALSGLPSTLLPAQKQVLPIQFSRFTVSPAPASRFSITHVTDSDVESVAGSSENGDRE, from the exons ACGGCACTCCGCTAAGTGAGCTCTCCTGGTCCTCCTCTCTGGTGGTTGTGGCTGTTTCCTTCTCTGGGCTCTTCACCTTCATCTTCCTCATGTTGGCCTGTTTGTGCTGCAAGAAGGGGGGCATTGGCTTCAAG AGCTGGAGAAGCGAATCCCGGGAGAAGAGACTGAggatggttttgaggtgtctgcCCTGCACGGGGGCCAGCACAGTGCCCAATACAACCTGTAATGTAGAACTGGGGAACCCCGGGCAGCCCTCCCCCTGCCCCCTGACTAAG GAATTTGATAATGCTGAAGGAGAAGAATATGCCAGTGAATTCTCAGCCCAGGGCTCACCAGCCACACAAAATGGGCCCGAAGTCTACATTCTGCCTCTCACTGAAGTCTCCTTGCCCATGTCCAGGCAGCCTGGGCGCTCAG TGCAGCTGCTCAAGTCCACTGACCTGGGGCGTCACAGTCTGCTGTACCTCAAGGAAATTGGCCATGGATGGTTTGGCAAG GTGTTCCTCGGTGAGGTGAATGCAGGGCTGAGTAGCACTCAAGTGGTTGTGAAAGAGCTCAAGGCCAGTGCCAGTGTGCAAGATCAAATGCAATTCCTGGAAGAGGCCCAGCCATACAG AGCGCTCCAGCACACCAATCTCCTGCAGTGCTTGGCCCAGTGTGCCGAAGTGACACCTTATCTGCTGGTGATGGAGTTCTGCCCACTG GGTGACCTGAAGGGCTACCTCCGGAGCTGCCATGCCGCCGAAGCTCTGGCTCCTGATCCTCTGACGCTGCAACGCATGGCCTGCGAGGTATCCTGTGGCTTGCTGCACCTTCACCGCAACAACTATGTACATAG TGACCTAGCACTGCGGAATTGCTTACTCACAGCTGACCTGACTGTCAAAATTGGCGACTATGGGCTTTCTCACTGCAAATACAAA GATGACTACTTTGTGACAGCTGACCAACTGTGGGTACCGTTGCGCTGGGTGGCACCTGAGCTCATTGATGAGGTACATGGCAACCTCCTTATTGTCGACCAGACCAAGACCAGCAATATTTG GTCATTGGGTGTGACCATCTGGGAGCTCTTTGAGTTGGGTGGACAGCCCTACTGTAACTACTCGGACCGGCAGGTGCTCACCTATGCCATCAAGGAGCAGCAACTGAAACTCCCCAAGCCACAACTTCCACTCTCACTATCTGACCGTTG GTATGAGGTGATGCAGTTCTGCTGGTTGCAACCAGAGCAGCGCCCCACTGCTGAGGAGGTGCACCTCCTGCTGTCCTACCTATGTGCCAAGGGTGCCTCTGAGGCAGAAGAAGAGTTTGAGCGACGCTGGAACTCTATGAAACCTGGTGGTGGTGGCTCAGGCTCAAGCCACATGGGTATTGAGCTTTCATCCTTTccactcctggagcatttctccaatgatggtgatgatgtccTGACTGTCATGGAGACCAGCCACGGTCTCAACTTTGAATACAAATGGGATCAAGGCAAAGGCGATCACTTACCAGCTTCAGCTATGAGCCCCCGGGGTGCTGCCCGCTATCATGAGCTTTATTATTCAGCCAGTGGCAGCAGCGGTGGTGGTGGGCAACTCAGCTTGGGGGTCTCACCCTCCTGCTATGAGTGCAAAGTGCAAGGCTGCCCAGGCCTGCATACACCAAGTGTAGTTCCTGTGTTGAGTGCCCACAGCCCCTCCCTGAACAGTGAGTACTACATCCGCATCGAAGAGGCAGCCTCTGAGGGCAGTGGAGCCGACCTTGATTACACCATGTGTTCCTACAGCCCAGAGTTTGGCCGCTCTTCTCATTGGCAAGCCAATGAGGGTCACTATGAGTCAAACAGTAGTCCCACTGTCTCCCTCACCATGGAACCCCTTTTGGGCCACTCGGCACATGCTGACAGCATTTGGGAACCCCCTGACTATTACTCCTATGGAGGACCAGGGGACAAGGAGGTCCCATATTATGAGGCCTCACCAAAGGATTGTGCTGAAAACTACCTGCTAACAGAGGCTGGTGCCTCTGAGTGGCCCATCCCATCCTTGCAAAAAGGCATTTTTGCAGACCCACTGGGTGTCTCTCCTTCAGTGACCTACACTTATAAGGAGACTGTTTCAGAATCAGTAGCTTTGGAAATTGGGGAAGAGGAGCAGGAAGacgaggaggatgaggaggaggaagaagaagagagctCAGGCGATAGCCCCAGGAGCAGAAGGAGTAAGAATGGTGAGTCCCCTTCCTCCAGCAAGCATTGGACATCCAACACCTCAGCCAGTAATAACAGCAGCCACCCACTGTCCCCGTGTGAACTGCCGGCCAATGATAGTTGGTGCTATAGACACATGATAACATTCCAGGGGCTCATGGCCGAGCCACTGTGCACAGTGCCACGAGAGGAGCCAACGCTAGGGATCAGGGACCTGAGAGCAGCCCTGCTGGGTGAGGAGCATGTGCCATCATCTCACGCAGGCTCCCCTTGCCTTGACATTGGTTTTCCTAAAAAGGGTAAGATATCACCCCAAGTTGCCAGCACAGAGATGGGAGCAGAGGACTCAGCAGAGGATCCCTTGACAGAATTTGGAGTAGAATGCCAGCAAGACAGCACGCCACCATCAGAGGAAGATCTGGTTGCAGCAGAATCACTGTTGTCAAAATCTACACCAGATCCTGCCCACAGCTCATCTGCTGAGGACACCACTTTGCCAGAAGAGTTAACAGGTGAGGTGGAAAGAGCTGGGGAAAATCCAATAGCTGTAGAAGAGGCTTCAGCTGAACCCCCACCCAAGATGCTACAGGAAATCAATCTAGAAAGTGGAAAGATTACCAACAGTGAACAGGACAGAACACCAGACAAGACTGTTTCAAGCACTAGCTTCCCTGACTTAGATGAgggcagtgatgatgatgatacagctGAACTTACATCTGGAGTCTTCACAGACTTCTCAGTTGACTGTACTGAGCGACAGGATATAATGCCCGCCTTCAAGTCCTTGCAGAAGCAGGTGGGGACTCCTGACTCTCTGGAGTCATTGGACATCCCTTCTACCACCAGTTCCTGTGAGGCATTCAGCCCTACAGCCTATGTGCCCTCAAGCCAACCAAAGGCCCTGGACAGTGGCTATGACACAGAGAACTATGAGTCACCTGAATTTGTCCTTAAGGAGCCTCATGAGCCACGAGATCCCGAGTCTTTTCCTCAGGTAGGGATGACCCAGGATGACAATGGGGAGGGCCAAGCCAAAGAGCTCAGCCTCTCTGATTCATTTAGCACTGGACTGCAAGGCCTGGATGAAAAAAACCCTTACCGTGACTCAGCCTACTTCTCTGACTATGATGCTGAGGGGGGGATGAGGGAGGATGGTGAAGAAGGGGATAGTGATGGTTCTGAAGGGCATGAGTCAGATGTTTCCCAAGCACACATCAAAGCATTGGAGAAAAGCCTTGACCAAAATGGCCCTGCAGGTGAAACACGCTCCCTTTCTCCTCCTGAACCCACTTGCCCAGATAGAGACAGCATGGAATGTGTGTCTCCAGTGACTAAGGAGAAGGGCACAAGGGAAGGCACCAGTCCCAGTTTGTCAGAAGAGGTGTTGGCAAATGGAGTGATTGTAGAGGAACTGGACTCAAACCTGCCTAAGTGTAAAGATGAGGGGACTGTCGCTGTACCCCAAACATTGGCCTCTAGCACCAGGTCCTTTTTCTTGTCACCTGTGGTTGTGGATCCAGAGGTACCTACTGTGGTGGATGGAGAGGAGGGTGGAGGGGTAGGGAAGGCAGGACTGGAAAGTGCCTCAAAGGAGGTGGAGCATCCTGAGGAAGTGGCACAGGGTGTTAGCAATCAGGAAGAGCCGCAGAACAGCTCTGGGCTCTCACTAGACCTGTTAGTTGCACCATCCCAGCCTTCATCTGTCCCTGCTGatgtggaggaagaggaggaggacacagAGGACAGTGATGAGTCTGATGAGGAGCTGCGATGCTACAACATCCAGGACCAGAGTGAAGATAGTGAGGAGGATTCACCCACTGTTCCCATAGTGGTTGCTGAAAGCCACAGCACCCGCAACCTGCGTAGCCTGCTGAAGATGCCCAGCCTGCTGGTGGAGACCTTCTGTGATGACCTTGAACGCAAGAAGAAAGCTGTCTCCTTCATTGAAGATGTCACTGTCTACCTCTTTGACCAG GAAAGCCCCACGAAGGAACTTGCGGAGCTGCCCTTCCCAGGGGTGACAGAGCCTCCCATGGCATCAGTCCCTGAGCAGAAGGAGAGCAATGGTTCTCCAAGCCCAGCAGACAAAAACAATTCTACACCCAATGGCAGCAGCTCCTCCTCAGAAGGGAGCACCTCTGAAGAAAGTACAG CTGGTGGGTTTGAGTGGGAAGACGACTTCTCACTCATGCCGGTGAAACCGTCTGTCGTGTCATCACTGGCATCAGTGGCACCTGAGCCTGCCCTCTCCGGACTGCCCTCTACACTTCTACCCGCTCAGAAGCAGGTGCTGCCCATCCAGTTTTCACGTTTCACTGTCTCACCTGCCCCAGCATCTCGGTTTTCCATCACACACGTCACTGACTCAGATGTCGAATCTGTAGCAG GCAGCAGTGAAAATGGTGACAGAGAGTGA